The Rhodothermales bacterium genome contains the following window.
CACGACGACGGCCCCGGCATCCCGCCCGGCGCCCAGCAGCGCCTGTTCATCCCGTTCTCGCGCGTCGGTACGGAGGCCGTCGAGGGGCACGGCCTCGGGCTCTCGATCGTGCGCCGCATCGCGGAGCGGCTGGACGGTACCTGCGGTGTCGAGAGCGCGCCCGGCGAGGGCACCCGGTTCTGGTTCGAGCTTCCGTGCGCGTCGCTGTGCGCGTCGCTCTCCACGGCCGACGCGGAAGGGGACTTGACCAGAGCCAAAGCGGCCTGACGAAGCAGCTCCCCGGCGTCGGAGACTACTCCTCGTCGTCGGCGTAGCGGCGGGCGCGCTTCTCGACGGACTCCTCCTCGTCGCGCGCGCGCCACACGGCGAGCCGCTCGGCGACGGTCCGCTCGTAGCCGAGGTCGCGCGGCGTGTAGAAGTAGAGCCCCTGCATCTCGGCGGGGAGGTACTGCTCGGGGACGTAGCCGTCGCGGTAGGCGTGGGGGTACTTGTAGCCGACGCCGTGGCCGAGCCCTGCCTTGTCGCGGCTGCCGTCTTTGAGCGCGTTCGGCATGTCGCCCGTCGTCTCGTTCTGCACGTGCCTGAGCGCGTCGAAGTAGGCGAAGATGCTGTTCGACTTCGGCGCGGTCGCGAGGTAGAGGCAGCACTCGGCGAGGGGGAACTGGCCCTCGGGCATCCCGACGTAGTCGAACGCGGCGGCGCAGGCCGTCGCCACCTGGACCGCGCGCGGGTCAGCGAGGCCGATGTCTTCGGAGGCGAAGATGAGCATGCGGCGGAGGATGAAGCGCGGGTCCTCGCCGGCGTAGACCATCTTCGCGAGCCAGTACAACGCGGCGTCGGGGTCGCTCCCGCGGAGGCTCTTGATGAAGGCGGAGATCGTGTCGAAGTGGGCGTCGCCCTCTTTGTCGTAGAGCACGGCGCGGCGCTGGATCGAGTCCTCGGCCACGGCCATGTCGACGTGGACCACGCCCTCGGCGTCTGCCGGCGTCGTCTCGACGGCGAGTTCGAGCGCGTTGAGCAGGCTCCGCGCGTCGCCGTTCGCCGTGTTCACGAGGTGGTCGAGCGCGTCGTCGTCGACGCGGACGGCGCGGTCGCCGTAGCCGCGCCGCTCGTCGGCGAGGGCCTGGCGGGCGACCTGCCTCAGATCGTCTTCCGTCAGCGTCTGCATCTCGAAGACGCGGCTTCGGCTGACGAGCGCCTTGTTGACCTCGAAGTACGGGTTCTCCGTCGTCGCCCCGATGAACACGACGGTGCCGTTCTCGACGTGCGGGAGGAGCGCGTCCTGCTGCGCCTTGTTGAAACGGTGCACCTCATCGACGAAGAGGATCGTGCGCTGGCCGTGGTGGCGGAGCCGCTGCTGCGCCGCGTCGATCTCCTCGCGGATGTTCTTCACCCCGGCGAGCACGGCGTTGAGCGTGGCGAAGTGGCTCTCCGTCGTGTTCGCGATGATCCGCGCGAGCGTGGTCTTGCCGGTGCCGGGCGGACCGAAGAAGATGACGGAGGTAACGCGATCGGCCTCGACGGCGCGGCGGAGCAGCTTGCCGGGGCCGAGGATGTGCGGCTGCCCGGCGAACTGGTCGAGCGTGCGGGGCCGCATCCGGTCGGCAAGCGGGGCGCTCGCGGCGCGGAGGTCGTCGGCGCGAGCCTGGAAGAGGTCGGACATGGGAGGCGAGTTGGTGTCCTCCACGATACGCCCGCGCGGTGCCGGCGTTCAGGCGCGCCCGTCAGGAAACGATGTGATTCCGCCCGTGCAAATCGCCGTGCCCAAGCCGAACGGAGAGCCCCGGCTCGGTATACTGTCGCCTGACCTTTCGCACGTTTCCCTTCCTTCTCCGAACCATGCGCCTCTCCACTCTGCTCTCGTTGCTCCTGCTCGGCGGCTGCTCCCTGTTCAGCAGCGACACCGACGACACCACCTTCCGCACCGACGCCGGCCGCTACGAGGCGCGGCGGACCGGCTACGGCCTCGAACTCGACCCCATCGCCTTCACCTTCACGAACGCGCGCTCGCGGGCGGTCTACGTGCCGGGCTGCCCGGGGCCGAACCCGCCGTCGCTCCAAAAGCTGGTCAATGGAGCGTGGGTCGAGGCGTGGTCGCCCGTCGTGACGCAGTGCCTCGGCCCGTCGGTCCGCGTCGGCGCGGGGCAGGCGTACCGCGACACGCTGCACGTCCTCGCCGGGCTGCCGTCGGACAACCTCTATCCCAAGTTCGAGACGTTACCGGTCGAGGGCACGTACCGCCTCGTGCTGGGCGTGGACCGGACGGAAGACCCGGAGCGCATCGTACCGACGCCGCTCGGCGAGCGCGTCTCCAATCCGTTCGAACTCCGCGAGGCGTCAAACTAAGCATCGTCGCGGGTCCTCACCCGTCGACGAGGTGCTGGTAGTCCGGGTGCTTCTCGATGAAGCTTTCGACGAACACGCAGATCGGCCGGACGCGGAGCCCGTGCTCTTCGGCGTAGTCGAGCGCGGTGCGGACGAGCGCCGTTCCGATGCCCCGGTTGTCGATGGCAGGCGGCACGCCGGTGTGGGTGAACGCGATTACGTCGCCGTCGAGTTGGTAGTCGAGCACGGCGGTCTCGCCGTCCACGACGGCTTCGAAACGGCTCTGCTCGGGGTTGTTGGCTACGGGGAAATCGGGCATGGAGACGATGTGGGAACGTAGAGACGCAACATGTTGCGTCTCTCAGATGTCGCCCAACTGCGGGCGGAGGAGGAGTTCTTCAACGACCGTGCGGCCGGTGAGGCGGTGCATCGCGAGGACGGCGGCGGCGATGTCTTCGGGCGGCATGAGGCGTTCGGGCGGGAGGTCGCTCGCGGCCCAGCTGTCGGTGTACGTCGCGCCGGGGAGGAGCGTCATCACGCGGAGGCCGAGGTCCTGCACCTCTTCGCGGAGGCTGCGGGCGAGGCCGAGGAGCCCGTGTTTCGCCGCGCCGTACGCCACGCTGCGCGGGTAGCCCTGGATCGACGCGACCGACGCCATGAAGAACACGTCGCCCGAGCCGCGCTCGACGAAGGCCGGCAGAAACGCCTGCGTCACGAGGAACGCGCTCGTGAGGTTCACGTCGATCTGCGCGCGGAAGTCGGCGACGCTCATCTCGAGCACGCCGCCGGGCGCGAACGACCCCGCGTTGTTGACGAGCACGTCTGGCGTCCCGAACCGCTCGCGCACCGCCTCGGCCATCGCCGCGACCGCTTCGTCGTCGGTCACGTCGCAGGGGAAGACGGCGGCCTCGGCGCCGAGCGAGCGGCACCGCTGGGCCACGGCGTCGAGCTTCGATTCGGTCCGCGCGACGAGGGCGAGCCGCGCTTCGGGTTCGGCGGCGAACGCCTCGGCGATCGCGGCGCCGATGCCCTGGCTGGCTCCGGTGATGAGAACGGTCATGGGCTCGGGGGATTCAAATTTCTTCGAGAATGGAGGTGCCGCTCGACCCGTCGCCGCTCGTCCACTGCCAGACTTCGTGCAGGCGGAGGCGGCCGTCGGGGAGCGTTTCGGGCGTGGAAGTGCAGACGCCGGTCATGAGTTCGCCAGCGTCGTTGACGTGCGCGTACCGCATATCGAGCCGGCCGTCGTCGTCCACGGTCGCGACGAGCGTGCCGAGAGCGACGCCGCCGCCACGGTACGTCGCCCACACCGCCTCGCCTTCCTGGCGGTACTCGAAGACGGTCTCGGCGCCGACCTCCCCGTTCGCCGTGTTCGCGACAGTGCGGAAGCGGCGGCCGTCGTAGTTCGGCGCGGGCATCGGCGGCTCAGTGCCCGTTGATGAGCCGCATGAACTCGGCGCGGGTGTGGATGTTGTCGATGAACACGCCGCTCATCGCGCTCGTGGCGGTGAACGAGGTCTGCTTCTCGGCACCGCGCATCATCATGCACAGGTGCTGCGCCTCGATCACGACGGCGACGCCCTGCGGGTCGAGCACTTCCTGGATGGCGTCGCGGATCTGGATCGTCAGTCGCTCCTGCACCTGCAGCCGGCGGGCGAACACGTCAACGACGCGGGGGATCTTCGAGAGCCCGACGATCCGGCCGTTCGGGATGTACGCGACGTGCGCCTTCCCGAAGAACGGGAGCATGTGGTGCTCGCAGAGGCTGTACACCTCGATGTCGCGCACGAGAATCATCTCGTTGTAGTCCTCCTCGAAGAGCGCCGAGCGGAGGATGGCGTGGGGGTCGAGGCCGTAGCCGTGGGTGAGGAACTGGTGCGCCTTCGCGACCCGTTCCGGCGTCTTCGCGAGCCCCTCGCGCTCGGGGTCCTCGCCCACGAGGCGGAGGATCTCGCGGGCGTGCTCGGCGAGCCGCTCCGTCTTCTCCGCGTGGTAGATGTCGCGGCGCTCGTAGTGCTCCGGGGAGTAGAGGTCGGTCGCGAGGTCGGAGGCGCCGGGGCCGAAGTGGTCGGGGTCGGTGTTCGTGTGGTCGTCCATGGGCTGCGTCATTCGCCTCGGTATTCGGCCATGTTGTTTTCGGTCTCGTAGAGCCGGACGGCGTGGAGCCGACGGCGCGGCGCATCGCGCGCGATCTCGTCCGCGATCTCGTTCCAGATCGCCACGGCGACGTTCTCTGTCGAGGGCAGCACGCCCTGTAGGAAGTCCACGTCGAGGTTGAGATTCCGATGGTCGAGCTTGTCGACGACGCGGTCGTGGAGGAGCTGCTTGAGCGCGCCGAGGTCGATCACGTAACCCGTGTCGGGGTCCGGCTCGCCGGCCACGGTGACGTCGAGCGTGTAGTTGTGGCCGTGCCAGTTGGGGTAGTTGCACTTCCCAAACGTCTCCCGATTCCACTCGTCCGACTTTGCCGGGTTGTGGAGCCGGTGCGCGGCGTTGAAGCGGACGGTGCGGGTGGCGTAGACGGTCGGCATAGTCGGTGCAACAACGATTGGAGTCCCGGTTCTGAACACGCCCCGCCGCCGTTCGTTCCTCCCCTGCCGCCGTGCAGACACGCTCTTTCCACGGCACGCGTGCGCACCCCATCGCCCCGCCTATCTTCCCCTCAGCCGCCCGCGCACAGCCTTTGCCTGTCCCTCACGTCCACCTCCCACCGCCATGAGCAAAACCCTCTTCCAGAAGATCGCCGACGGCGAGATCCCGGCGGACATCGTCTACGAGGACGACCGCGTTATCGCCTTCCGCGACATCAACCCGCAGGCCCCGACCCACCTCCTCATCGTCCCCCGTAAACCGATCCCGCGCGCCGACGCGATCGAGGAAGAGGACGAGGCGCTCGTCGGCCACCTGTTCACCGTGGCTCGGACCGTGGCGGGCGACGAAGGGCTGAGCGACTACCGGCTCGTGATGAACAACGGCGAAGGGGCCGGGC
Protein-coding sequences here:
- the folE gene encoding GTP cyclohydrolase I FolE gives rise to the protein MDDHTNTDPDHFGPGASDLATDLYSPEHYERRDIYHAEKTERLAEHAREILRLVGEDPEREGLAKTPERVAKAHQFLTHGYGLDPHAILRSALFEEDYNEMILVRDIEVYSLCEHHMLPFFGKAHVAYIPNGRIVGLSKIPRVVDVFARRLQVQERLTIQIRDAIQEVLDPQGVAVVIEAQHLCMMMRGAEKQTSFTATSAMSGVFIDNIHTRAEFMRLINGH
- a CDS encoding GNAT family N-acetyltransferase; the protein is MPDFPVANNPEQSRFEAVVDGETAVLDYQLDGDVIAFTHTGVPPAIDNRGIGTALVRTALDYAEEHGLRVRPICVFVESFIEKHPDYQHLVDG
- a CDS encoding n-acetylglutamate synthase, translating into MPAPNYDGRRFRTVANTANGEVGAETVFEYRQEGEAVWATYRGGGVALGTLVATVDDDGRLDMRYAHVNDAGELMTGVCTSTPETLPDGRLRLHEVWQWTSGDGSSGTSILEEI
- a CDS encoding histidine triad nucleotide-binding protein, yielding MSKTLFQKIADGEIPADIVYEDDRVIAFRDINPQAPTHLLIVPRKPIPRADAIEEEDEALVGHLFTVARTVAGDEGLSDYRLVMNNGEGAGQSVFHIHLHLLGGRGLQWPPG
- a CDS encoding 6-carboxytetrahydropterin synthase, giving the protein MPTVYATRTVRFNAAHRLHNPAKSDEWNRETFGKCNYPNWHGHNYTLDVTVAGEPDPDTGYVIDLGALKQLLHDRVVDKLDHRNLNLDVDFLQGVLPSTENVAVAIWNEIADEIARDAPRRRLHAVRLYETENNMAEYRGE
- a CDS encoding AAA family ATPase — encoded protein: MSDLFQARADDLRAASAPLADRMRPRTLDQFAGQPHILGPGKLLRRAVEADRVTSVIFFGPPGTGKTTLARIIANTTESHFATLNAVLAGVKNIREEIDAAQQRLRHHGQRTILFVDEVHRFNKAQQDALLPHVENGTVVFIGATTENPYFEVNKALVSRSRVFEMQTLTEDDLRQVARQALADERRGYGDRAVRVDDDALDHLVNTANGDARSLLNALELAVETTPADAEGVVHVDMAVAEDSIQRRAVLYDKEGDAHFDTISAFIKSLRGSDPDAALYWLAKMVYAGEDPRFILRRMLIFASEDIGLADPRAVQVATACAAAFDYVGMPEGQFPLAECCLYLATAPKSNSIFAYFDALRHVQNETTGDMPNALKDGSRDKAGLGHGVGYKYPHAYRDGYVPEQYLPAEMQGLYFYTPRDLGYERTVAERLAVWRARDEEESVEKRARRYADDEE
- a CDS encoding SDR family oxidoreductase, which codes for MTVLITGASQGIGAAIAEAFAAEPEARLALVARTESKLDAVAQRCRSLGAEAAVFPCDVTDDEAVAAMAEAVRERFGTPDVLVNNAGSFAPGGVLEMSVADFRAQIDVNLTSAFLVTQAFLPAFVERGSGDVFFMASVASIQGYPRSVAYGAAKHGLLGLARSLREEVQDLGLRVMTLLPGATYTDSWAASDLPPERLMPPEDIAAAVLAMHRLTGRTVVEELLLRPQLGDI